In Nitrosomonas ureae, the sequence CTGAAGTTCTTCAGCAAGATTCGGCAACCTTGCTTTGTGTTTAATAATTGGATTGTTATTAGCATGAGTATCACCTTTCTTTCTGTTTGACTTAAGGTTGCGAACCCATATCAAACTCTGCAACACTCTATATTTTAAGCGCTTTTTATAATTAGACCTGAACTGGTAGAGCAAATATGATCATGTATCGAAAACGCCACACCCGATACTACCTCTGCCATAATTTAGTGATACGGATAGTTTTATTTTTGTATCTGAAGCACTTATTTCTTAAGTGCCGCCAACTGTTCCTTCAGTGCTTTGATTTCTTCTTCCGCCCGGATTTGCGGAGTAATATCGTACTGTACCCCGAGGAAATAGAGTAAATTTTCGTTTGAATCAAAAAGTGGGGACACCAGCAGATGGTTATAAAATAGTTCGCCATTTTTGCGATAGTTTCTCAATACCACTTCTACAGATTTTTTATTCTTAATGGCTTCCCGGAGTTGCATAACACCTGATTGATCATGCTCACTTCCCTGTAAGAAACGGCAATTCTTACCCACGGTCTCCGCCAATGTATAACCCGTTATAATTTCAAATGCCTTATTAACATACACCAAAGGCAAATCCTCTTGGTCAGGATCGGCCAGTGTCACTCCATTGACGCACGAATCAAGAATCTTGGACAATACTTGTGGAATCAATCCAGGGTCTTTTTCAACGATAAAATCCATGATTTTTTCTCCAGGTTAATCAGCTATTGGCTAAATACACGCATTGCGATGATTGATTATTTTAAGCTGGCCAAATCTGCTTCAATAATTTTTTTGATATTTTTTACGGTTCTTTCCGTTCCGTCCTGAACTGCTATGCGTACCAGTTTCTCAAAAGGCCTCACATGAAGATCAAGGCTCAGCAGCTCAAAGGTAAATGTTATTTTGCTATCAGACGCATTGACTGATTCCATCACATAGTCACATCGATAGGGATTGGATGTTCCTTCAAAACAAATGCGTGTACCAACATCAAAAATTTTAACTTTGAAAGTTGATTCAGATCGATTGCCTTGGTCAATGCGTACTTGACGGCATACCGTTCCCAGCTGTATTGGGCCATCCGTCAATTTCTCCAGTTCCTTAACTTCAGGTGACCATCTGGGGTAGTTAATAAGCAAATCATTACCAATGAAATTGAAAAGCTTATCTGCCGGACTTTGAATAATTGTACTGGCCTTGCCTATTACAGGACTATCTTTAAACAAACCAAGCATATATATCTCCTGCGTAGTGTTTGCTAAACCAAGTAAGTATCGATTCCCGCCAATAATAAGTCATATTGGGCTTCTACGAGCTCTTTTATTGTCAGCGCCGGAATACCGGTGATAATGTTTCCTTCCGAAACCAACCAACCAACAGCATCCGCGGCTCCAATGCTTACTACATAGCCTAATTCGTGGTGTATATAAGGCTCAAGCAGTCCAGGAAAACCTGAATGGCGCAATATATTGCGCGCCACTAGCTTTCCTTTACGAACAGCTGATTGTGCCGTCCGCGTATTTGATCCCGGAGATTGATAGTACGAACAATCACCGGCCGTAAAAATATTCTGTAACGGCTTCCGGTTAATTATTATCTGTCCAAAAGCGTTAGCCGTATAAGTCTTTTGCTGCTTTTTACCCAGAAACAAAATTGCCATACTGGACGGTAATTCAAATTGCTTTTTTGTTATTTTTTCGGTCAGAAAAATCTTATCAGAATCCTGATAACTGTAGTATGTGTCAGGGTAAAAAGCAATCTCCAAATCACGCATACGAGATTCAGCATACGTACCAAAACCATCAGGAAATTGCTCAAGAACACGCCCGCCTGAATGAATCAGACGTAATTTTATTTTATATTTCTTACGCATCAGGAATTGCTTTATCTCAAACAGAAACTGTATGCCGGTTGCCCCTCCCCCTACAACAGAAATCGCTTGATTCGGAACATTGTTTTGATCAAGAAAATTTCCTAATAGATCAGATCCATTTGCGGCAGTAAAATCAGACAAGCTCAATACATTTTTTGAATCCATAAGACCTGATGCACTATTTTCGCAGCCGGATGCAATGATCATATAATCAAAATTCAGAACCGCATCATCAAGAATTAATTGTTTGCTGTCTTGACAATCCTGCAACGTATTTTGATCAAGATCCACTGATGCCAGCACATGCCTGCATCCGTAACGAATCTCTAAATCACCAAATGAAAACAATAAATCTGTTAGAGGATACCTAAATGTTTCATGCAAATGCGTAATCTTCAGATGCTGCGTTCTAGGATCTATGAGTGTGATATCCGTATCGGGAGCAAATTGCAACAGATTGGTCAATGCAGCAAGCCCTGCATATCCTCCGCCTACAATAATCACTCTCAGTTTTTTTTGTTTGGTTATATTAAAAGGCAAAAAAGCCACACCATCTCCTTACCTGCTGTCGCTTGGGAACATTTAATTTCCCCGTTAGCGTATTTTCAAACTCAGCATTTCTCAAAAACACTTCTGATCGTCGTTACTACAGACTAGCACAAATATTGTTTGATAGCTTAAATTCGAAATTAATTACAATACAGAAGAAATTATCGAGGAATAAGATTGACTTGCCAGTTTTCTCTAGCCCACTGCCAAAAAGAAGGGATATCTCCTTCAAGAATTACCGCCGGAGGTTTCTGTCCCAGAAAACACAGTGCCTTAACCAATTGCGGCAAGGCATTTGCAATATCAATTGGCTCGGCATTGGTTTGTTTACTGAGTTTCTCACCCGCAGCATTGGTTACGACCGGAAGATGCATATATCGCGGCGTACTATAACCTAACGATCGCTGTAGAAATATTTGGCGCGGCGTAGAATCCAGAAGATCCGCACCACGAACAACATGCGTGATACCCTGCTCAGCATCATCGACCACAACGGCCAATTGATAAGCATATATACCGTCAGCCCGGCGTAGTACAAAATCTCCAATTTCCCGCCTGAGTTTTTGTGTATACGGGCCTTTTAAAATATCTTGAAATTGAATTTCATTTTGATTCGTTTGAATACGCAGTGAACATGCTTTGTCTGATAAAGAAGGATTTTTCAAACACGTCCCAGGGTAGATTGGGCCACCAAGACCGATGATGCTGGAATCAGAAATTTCTTTTCTTGAACAAGTACACGGATATATTAAATTCTGTTTCTCTAATCTATCCAGTGCTTTCTGATAGGCTTCAAGACGCCGGCTTTGAAAAACAACTTCCTCATCCCACTCCATACCCAGACTTTCCAGTACAAATAAGAATTCACTTACGGCTCCAGGCACTTCACGCTGAAAATCTATATCTTCAATCCTGACCAACCACTTACCTTGATTAAATTTTGCATCGAGATAACTGCCGACAGCCGCAACCAGTGAACCAAAATGCAAGAGCCCTGTTGGAGATGGCGCAAACCGACCACGATAATTTTTTTCTATCATGGGTGAATATTCATTAAAGAAAGTATGTTGAATTTA encodes:
- a CDS encoding PAS domain-containing protein, producing the protein MDFIVEKDPGLIPQVLSKILDSCVNGVTLADPDQEDLPLVYVNKAFEIITGYTLAETVGKNCRFLQGSEHDQSGVMQLREAIKNKKSVEVVLRNYRKNGELFYNHLLVSPLFDSNENLLYFLGVQYDITPQIRAEEEIKALKEQLAALKK
- a CDS encoding polyketide cyclase; this encodes MLGLFKDSPVIGKASTIIQSPADKLFNFIGNDLLINYPRWSPEVKELEKLTDGPIQLGTVCRQVRIDQGNRSESTFKVKIFDVGTRICFEGTSNPYRCDYVMESVNASDSKITFTFELLSLDLHVRPFEKLVRIAVQDGTERTVKNIKKIIEADLASLK
- a CDS encoding NAD(P)/FAD-dependent oxidoreductase, with the protein product MAFLPFNITKQKKLRVIIVGGGYAGLAALTNLLQFAPDTDITLIDPRTQHLKITHLHETFRYPLTDLLFSFGDLEIRYGCRHVLASVDLDQNTLQDCQDSKQLILDDAVLNFDYMIIASGCENSASGLMDSKNVLSLSDFTAANGSDLLGNFLDQNNVPNQAISVVGGGATGIQFLFEIKQFLMRKKYKIKLRLIHSGGRVLEQFPDGFGTYAESRMRDLEIAFYPDTYYSYQDSDKIFLTEKITKKQFELPSSMAILFLGKKQQKTYTANAFGQIIINRKPLQNIFTAGDCSYYQSPGSNTRTAQSAVRKGKLVARNILRHSGFPGLLEPYIHHELGYVVSIGAADAVGWLVSEGNIITGIPALTIKELVEAQYDLLLAGIDTYLV
- the gluQRS gene encoding tRNA glutamyl-Q(34) synthetase GluQRS yields the protein MIEKNYRGRFAPSPTGLLHFGSLVAAVGSYLDAKFNQGKWLVRIEDIDFQREVPGAVSEFLFVLESLGMEWDEEVVFQSRRLEAYQKALDRLEKQNLIYPCTCSRKEISDSSIIGLGGPIYPGTCLKNPSLSDKACSLRIQTNQNEIQFQDILKGPYTQKLRREIGDFVLRRADGIYAYQLAVVVDDAEQGITHVVRGADLLDSTPRQIFLQRSLGYSTPRYMHLPVVTNAAGEKLSKQTNAEPIDIANALPQLVKALCFLGQKPPAVILEGDIPSFWQWARENWQVNLIPR